In the Carboxydothermus hydrogenoformans Z-2901 genome, one interval contains:
- a CDS encoding DNA-3-methyladenine glycosylase, with protein sequence MLLPRQFYARDVLIVAKDLLNCYLVREYNGHLLIGKIVETEAYHQNDPACHAYRGKTKRNEVMFGPPGHAYVYFTYGMHYCFNVVTGAIGRAEAVLIRALEPVKGIDIIKTLRGGKSERELLSGPAKLTQGLAIDLKLNGHDLTGGKILYITKGEPVAEEDIVVTTRIGINAGKDLPYRFYLKNNKYVSKK encoded by the coding sequence ATGCTCTTACCAAGACAGTTTTATGCCAGAGATGTTTTAATTGTCGCCAAAGATTTACTAAATTGTTATCTTGTCCGGGAATATAACGGACATTTGTTAATTGGCAAAATTGTCGAAACAGAAGCTTATCATCAAAATGACCCGGCCTGTCATGCTTACAGGGGCAAAACCAAAAGAAATGAAGTGATGTTTGGACCGCCGGGACATGCGTATGTGTACTTTACTTACGGGATGCATTATTGTTTTAATGTGGTAACCGGCGCTATAGGCCGGGCTGAAGCAGTATTAATTCGAGCTTTAGAACCGGTAAAAGGTATTGATATCATTAAAACTTTACGTGGAGGTAAAAGTGAAAGAGAACTTTTAAGTGGACCGGCAAAATTAACCCAGGGTTTGGCGATTGATTTAAAATTAAACGGACATGATTTGACCGGGGGTAAAATTTTATATATTACCAAAGGGGAGCCGGTAGCTGAAGAAGATATTGTTGTGACGACGCGGATAGGAATTAATGCGGGGAAGGATTTGCCTTATAGATTTTACCTAAAGAATAATAAGTATGTTTCAAAAAAATAA